In one window of Streptomyces griseus subsp. griseus DNA:
- a CDS encoding FABP family protein encodes MIEIPSDLNPDLVPLAFLIGKWAGAGVSDFPGAEKCNFGQEVTFSHDGRDFLEYVSHTWVLDADGNQVRPLESESGYWRIDKDRKVEVVMVRDQGVVEIWYGELADQKPQIDLVTDAVARTAASGPYTGGKRLYGYVKSDLMWVGEKATPEVELRPYMSAHLKKVVTPEEVAEMARNLEDMPDDGIAFFK; translated from the coding sequence ATGATCGAGATTCCGTCCGACCTCAACCCGGACCTCGTCCCGCTGGCCTTCCTCATCGGCAAGTGGGCGGGCGCGGGCGTGTCCGACTTCCCCGGCGCCGAGAAGTGCAACTTCGGCCAGGAGGTCACGTTCAGCCACGACGGCCGTGACTTCCTGGAGTACGTCTCCCACACCTGGGTCCTGGACGCCGACGGCAACCAGGTCCGCCCGCTGGAGTCGGAGTCCGGCTACTGGCGCATCGACAAGGACCGCAAGGTCGAGGTCGTCATGGTCCGCGACCAGGGCGTCGTCGAGATCTGGTACGGCGAGCTGGCCGACCAGAAGCCGCAGATCGACCTGGTCACCGACGCCGTGGCCCGCACCGCGGCCTCCGGCCCGTACACCGGTGGGAAGCGCCTGTACGGGTATGTGAAGAGCGACCTGATGTGGGTCGGCGAGAAGGCGACCCCCGAGGTGGAGCTGCGCCCGTACATGTCGGCGCACCTGAAGAAGGTCGTCACCCCCGAAGAGGTCGCCGAGATGGCGCGGAACCTCGAGGACATGCCCGACGACGGCATCGCGTTCTTCAAGTAG
- a CDS encoding YgfZ/GcvT domain-containing protein, whose amino-acid sequence MKSPLLSLPGAVAAEGRDEGVAGHYGDLFREQRALADGNGLVDLSHRGVVTVSGDDRLSWLHLLLTQHVSDLAPHQATEALILSANGHIEHAMYLVDDGTTVWMHVEPGTQGDLIAYLESMKFFYRVEVADRTEDIAVVHLPAGSIAQVPEGVAVRETAQGRDVFLPRADLEAYAAANGPAVGILAYEALRVEAHRPRVGFETDHRTIPHELGWIGTAVHLQKGCYRGQETVARVHNLGKPPRRLVFLHLDGSEVHLPGHGTPVRLAADGEEGRQLGFITTSARHHELGPIALALVKRNVAVDAELIAGDTAAAQETVVEP is encoded by the coding sequence ATGAAGAGCCCCCTGCTGTCCCTGCCCGGCGCCGTCGCCGCCGAGGGCCGCGACGAAGGAGTCGCCGGACACTACGGCGACCTGTTCCGCGAGCAACGCGCCCTCGCCGACGGCAACGGCCTCGTCGACCTCTCCCACCGCGGTGTCGTCACCGTCAGCGGTGACGACCGGCTGAGCTGGCTGCACCTGCTGCTCACCCAGCACGTCAGCGACCTCGCCCCGCACCAGGCCACCGAGGCCCTGATCCTCTCCGCCAACGGGCACATCGAACACGCCATGTACCTCGTCGACGACGGGACGACGGTGTGGATGCACGTGGAGCCCGGCACCCAGGGCGATCTCATCGCCTACCTGGAGTCGATGAAGTTCTTCTACCGGGTCGAGGTCGCCGACCGGACCGAGGACATCGCCGTCGTGCACCTCCCGGCCGGTTCCATCGCGCAGGTCCCGGAGGGCGTGGCCGTACGGGAGACCGCGCAGGGCCGGGACGTGTTCCTGCCGCGCGCCGACCTGGAGGCGTACGCCGCCGCCAACGGCCCGGCCGTCGGGATCCTGGCGTACGAGGCGCTGCGCGTCGAGGCGCACCGGCCGCGCGTCGGCTTCGAGACCGACCACCGCACCATCCCGCACGAGCTGGGCTGGATCGGCACCGCCGTCCACCTCCAGAAGGGGTGCTACCGGGGTCAGGAGACCGTCGCCCGCGTCCACAACCTGGGGAAGCCGCCGCGCCGGCTGGTCTTCCTGCACCTGGACGGCAGCGAGGTGCACCTGCCCGGCCACGGGACGCCCGTACGGCTGGCCGCCGACGGCGAGGAGGGCCGGCAGCTCGGCTTCATCACCACCTCGGCCCGCCACCACGAGCTGGGCCCGATCGCCCTGGCCCTGGTCAAGCGGAACGTGGCGGTGGACGCCGAGCTGATCGCCGGCGACACGGCGGCGGCCCAGGAGACGGTCGTGGAGCCGTAG
- a CDS encoding ABC transporter substrate-binding protein produces MPEQGGGEAGCGGLRLPELRTLRRDAQRDEADLSYVRRLVQGRIDILRAELARRRDPQAPVPETPVVDRLSEILADAPSRHRTSARHVTLTTPRGDEFRQLAAENLAEVELSDLAARTDEELHDAMGRLVRYEQQVSRRRHELQRTTDDCSAEIARRYRDGEAQVDDLLA; encoded by the coding sequence GTGCCGGAGCAGGGCGGCGGCGAGGCCGGGTGCGGCGGGCTGCGGCTGCCGGAGCTGCGGACGCTGCGCCGGGACGCGCAGCGGGACGAGGCCGACCTCAGTTACGTACGCCGGCTGGTCCAGGGCCGGATCGACATCCTCCGCGCCGAGCTGGCCCGCCGGCGGGACCCGCAGGCGCCGGTGCCCGAGACCCCGGTGGTGGACCGGCTCTCGGAGATCCTGGCCGACGCCCCGTCCCGGCACCGCACCTCCGCCCGGCACGTCACGCTGACGACGCCGCGCGGTGACGAGTTCCGGCAGCTCGCCGCCGAGAACCTGGCCGAGGTGGAGCTCTCCGACCTGGCCGCCCGGACGGACGAGGAGCTGCACGACGCGATGGGCCGGCTGGTCCGCTACGAGCAGCAGGTCTCCCGCCGCCGCCATGAGCTCCAGCGCACGACGGACGATTGCAGCGCGGAGATCGCCCGCAGGTACCGTGACGGGGAAGCCCAAGTGGACGACCTGCTCGCCTGA
- the dtd gene encoding D-aminoacyl-tRNA deacylase yields MRAVVQRVDGATVSVAGTDGGTAASGVVGEIIGEGLCVLVGVTHGDTPEKAAQLARKLWSVRILEGEKSCSDVNAPLLVISQFTLYGDARKGRRPTWNAAAPGEVAEPLVDEVVAQLRALGAEVATGRFGADMRVSLTNHGPFTVIIEV; encoded by the coding sequence ATGCGTGCAGTGGTACAGCGAGTGGACGGCGCCACCGTCTCGGTGGCCGGGACGGACGGCGGGACGGCCGCGAGCGGTGTGGTCGGCGAGATCATCGGCGAAGGCCTGTGTGTGCTGGTCGGAGTCACTCACGGGGACACCCCGGAGAAGGCGGCCCAACTGGCCCGCAAGCTCTGGTCCGTCCGCATCCTGGAGGGCGAGAAGTCCTGTTCGGATGTGAATGCCCCTCTCCTGGTGATTTCGCAGTTCACTCTCTACGGGGACGCCCGCAAGGGCCGCCGCCCCACCTGGAACGCCGCGGCACCCGGCGAGGTGGCCGAACCGCTGGTGGACGAGGTGGTGGCCCAGTTGAGGGCGCTGGGCGCGGAGGTGGCGACGGGCCGGTTCGGAGCGGACATGCGGGTCTCGCTCACGAACCACGGCCCGTTCACGGTGATCATCGAGGTGTGA
- a CDS encoding Fur family transcriptional regulator — translation MVSTDWKTDLRQRGYRLTPQRQLVLEAVDTLEHATPDDILCEVRKTASGVNISTVYRTLELLEELGLVSHAHLGHGAPTYHLADRHHHIHLVCRDCKDVIEADLSVVAEFTEKLRADFGFETDMKHFAIFGRCASCTAARDGAGTGGPKS, via the coding sequence GTGGTGAGCACCGACTGGAAGACCGATCTACGGCAGCGCGGATACCGGCTGACGCCCCAGCGCCAGCTCGTCCTGGAGGCCGTCGACACCCTGGAGCACGCGACTCCGGACGACATCCTGTGCGAGGTCCGCAAGACCGCGTCCGGGGTGAACATCTCCACGGTGTACCGGACCCTGGAGCTCCTGGAGGAGCTCGGGCTGGTGAGCCACGCGCACCTCGGGCACGGCGCCCCGACGTACCACCTCGCCGACCGGCACCACCACATCCATCTGGTCTGCCGGGACTGCAAGGACGTCATCGAGGCGGACCTCTCCGTCGTCGCCGAGTTCACCGAGAAGCTCCGCGCCGACTTCGGCTTCGAGACCGATATGAAGCACTTCGCGATCTTCGGCCGCTGCGCGTCCTGCACGGCCGCGAGGGACGGCGCGGGGACCGGCGGGCCCAAGTCGTAG